CAGCTGAATGTTGAAACTGATAGTGGTTGAATTAAGATAGCTCCCATAACTATCGTATATGCAGCCAGTGACTGAGAGACTATATGCTTCAATGCCCATGACATAGACTGAGAACAAGATATGAGGGAAAAGAGTTGATGGACAGTTAATGATACATTCAAGAAGTATGCAGAAGCACCTCAGCAGACTGCAATGGGCCTCATTTGTAGTATCACCCAGTCAGACTGTCAGGCTTTCATGTGATTTATAACCCTGCCTAGGCTTTAGGATTCATTCATGGCAGAAATAAAGGCCTCAGTCTCAAATGTTTCCGTAACTCCCCTACATGACagttttacaaaatggaaaaaatagtgtTTTCAGTAACAACCACAAAAATAGAGAATGATCCCCAACTATGTTGATTATCTACCATATAGTTAATTACCCCATGCTAAAAATCATAGGAAATACATACAAGTATAAGACATGACACTTAACCAAGAGTTTAGAATCTAATCAGGGAAATATTAAGTGTAtagaaattaaacacacacagacacatacacatatatacatcaaGACAATATGGAACAAATCAAAGTACTAGAGAAGTACAAACAGAAGGCAATAGACAATTAAGTGATTTGGAAATACAACCAGAGAATTTGAGCTCCAGGGTGATGTTTAAATAGTGGGAAATATTTGCCCAACAAAGGAAAATTGAGAGAACATTTTGGTTCAGAGGATGGTAATGTGGAAGTACTAGATATGATTACTGCATAATGAGGAGTTCAGTTTGGCTGCAATGAAGATTATGAGTAATGGAGTAGTAACAAGGAAGGCTGGAAAGAAGGACCTGAACAAGATATAGGGTGTCAAATGCCAGAGGTTTGAATCCTAAGCCTATTCTAGAGTAATacaacttttaaagatttttgagcAGTATAGTAATAAGAAAGAAGAGCTTAAGATTTATTCAGTGATGATATATAAGATATACTGGAAAGGTTACAAACTCAAAGAAGCAGTATCACAACAGTTAAGTGTATAGTGTTAAGAACTTATCTTAAGATATCGatgatggaaaggaaaaagatatttgaagcCCACTGTGAGTAAAGTGACAGACCttgatgattaaatgaaataaaatcatggaTAGCTATAAGCCTTAGGGAACAGAAGAACACTACTATGAGTTATAGAAatgtagaaattataaaatgctgaCTTGGCTTGTAAATATCCAGCAGACGAAAATATGGAATGGGGATTGAGAGATAGAAAGCATTGTGAGGTAGCAAGTTTAGTCCCTAGTGTTTACGATAAGTAGAGCAATTCATTAAACAAAACCTTGTCAATTAAGAATCTAACATAGTAGCTTCCAGGAAAAAGATTTTGACTTTGAAGATAATCAAGTCCTGGGTGCTATAAACTACAGCTTTGAGGTATATACTGTCCTGATGAAAACCTTTCACATTTGCATTCTGAAAGCAGTGAAAAAAGTTTAAGCTCCTAGGACAAAGTCTGCTGaactgaaactatttttaaaatataaacaaatatgtacACATTGTATTGCTGTCAAAACAATAGCTGGAAAGAGGGGCTTTGTTTggattacaaaaatgaaaaaattatctaTAAATGTTAGATATTAAGTGTAATATGAATGAACACATtgtctacaaagaaaaataaaaattagaacaagtCTTtacaggtaggggaggggcgcctgggtggctcagtcggctgggcatctgacttcagctcgggtcatgatctcacagttcgcaggtttgagccccacatcgggctctgtgctgacagctcagagcctggagcctgctttggattctgtgtctccctctctctctgccccttcccccactcatgctctgtctctctctctctctctctcaaaaataaacattaaaaaaaaatttacaggtaGGAGAAATGATCTTTTTACTCAGGCTAATCTTAAAAACTAGAATTTTCATATTCTGGACActggtcactttttaaaatggaaaatccaACCTTTTGAAGCTCAGTTTATTTCCTATTTGGCCTAAGTACATGGCCTTGACAGAGTCAAGAACTGTCATGAAAGTGAAGGCAGTAATGTCACAAAGCAGAACCTGGCTTGGCTCATATAGTTCCAATTTTTGCCTCTGAATCTTGATAACCTGgaagtttttaagaaaacagacCTCGATTAAACTACTGGATCCTGCTAAAAGCAGCAAAATTTTAGTATTAGAGATCCTCATTAGCTTTCTCTCAGAGTGAAAAAAAGTTGGGTATTAAACTTATTTAAAGTAACCctttttacatttaacttttttgtgACAAATTAGGGTTGAGTTATATATAAGTATGAGATGAACTGAATCCTCTCTACCCTTAATTCTACCAGATGACCTATTGCTAAACTGTCACTGTAAGAAGGCACTGAATGATCCCTATACCTTCATTCACTGAACTATGACAAATTCTggaaatatttatgtgtgtgtttaaaatatataaaacagcctccatctcttcattcttttgtgaCCAACGGAGAGTTTTGTGCACAGAAAATctgtaaatggatttttaaatggaATGGCAGATTTAAAGTAATTTAAGTAATGTCTGTGTTTCTCTAAGACCACACAGAATCTGTGAGATGGATAATACTGTCTCAGAGTTCCCAGATAATATGTATAAGAATgtgcttatctttttttctatggagacgaaaattataaagaaaggcTCAAAAACTCCCAAACAAAGATCAGAAAGAGAACCAGACACTCACTAGTCGGTCTCTGTCATTTTGGAGTGATGACATAGCTTTTTTTAAACTCTGGACTTCAGCTAGGCTGGTCACAGGCTGGGCCGCAGACCTCTGCTTCCCCTCCTCCAACTTGCGGAATTTCTGCAGTTCATTCAACAGGTGATCTCTCTCATTCTGTAGACTGGCCATAGCCTTGGAAAAGGACTGCACTTGACTGTAAGAATCTTCTAGTTGTGAGGACAAGTGAAGCAGTTGCTCATCTTTGGACAAAAGCTgttggttaagtttctcaagGTGAGGCAAGCTGCTATCCTCAGTGGAGTTCGCTGAAAGGGCAGCTTTAGAAACAAGAGCATCTCTCTCCCTGCTTAAGAGGCCCTGTTCTTCTCTCAGTTGTGCCAGCTCCTGGAGACTGGCCTCGTATTTCCTTTTCAGTTCATCAAGCTCCTCATTGGCATGATCTCTGCTATTTTGTAGGGAGTTCATAGACCTTCCAAAAGACTGGATTTGTGCTGtgagatctttattttctttggtgaccATGAGTAATTTCTGTTCCATCTCCACTAGATCTCTTGCTAGCTCTGCCACTCTCTCTTCTgcagtttctgtttcatttcgCATTATCCCGGCATCATGGTGAAGATGCTTTAATTCTTTCTTCAGTTTATGTTCAATTTCACCCACTTTCTTGGCAGCTTCCTTCTGAACACAAATCAACTCCTTTTCCAGTTCTGTAATTCTCTTCTGAGAGGAGGAAAGGGTAGTACTTAACTTCTgtacttcttcttcttttacttttaattggGCCTGAAATATCCCTAAAGTTCCTTCTTCTTGCAAGGCTGTCAACTGTTTCTTTAGCTGAGATATAGATGCATTCAAGCTCTCAATCTCTCTAGACAAACTTTGTTTCTCCTCCTCTAGAGCAAATGAGGACCTCCACAGATCCTCCTTTGCTTCCTCAGACTCCTTCAGCTTTCCTTCCAATTTAGCACATTCACTTTTTAGCTCCTTATTCTGCTGAAGTTGGGCTTCAAGTAGTTGTTTTTGCTGGCAGTCCTTTCTTGATATCACTTGGTTCAGGTCTTCTCTATACTGGATCAGTTCTGCATCTAATTTGGCATTCTCAGAATTGAGATCATCCATATGACTTCTCAAGCATCGAATTTCTTCTTTAAGCTTGTTATTCTCAGCAGCAGCTTCTTGGATGAGTTGATCTTTTTCCAAGATGACAGAGAGATGTCGCTCTTCCAGCTGTTGGTAGTCGCCTACTATGCGGTCTCGGTCATCCTGGAGAGAAGACATGGATTTAACGAAGGAATTCAACTGAGCCTTCTGCTGCAAGTTTTCCTTCTTGATGGTTTTCAGTGTTTCCATAAGCTGGTTGGTTTTGTCAACAGCTTTTTTGTTCTCCTCTTCTAAGACAatattctcctcttcctcctgggacAACAGGTTTTccaattctttaatttctttattatgttGCTGATGTAGTTCAGCAACAGCTACTTGGATTGCCTGTTCCTTGGCAGAAAGCAGGCTTATAATCTTCTGCTCCTTCATGCTTATTTCTTCATGCAGCCTACTAGTCAGTTGTCTGGAGGCCTGAAGATCAGTCTCTAGCTGTTCATAACTGAACTTACAATTCTGGATGTCAGCCTCTTGCTGCTTTATGATTCCTtccaaattctctttcttttccttacatttttctaaagaattatTTAAATCAGTCGACTGGTCTCTGAGAATCTTAAGTTCTGATTCCAACTTAGCTAATTCATTCTGAGAACTGTGGTACAGATGCCGAGTCTCTTCTAGCTGGGACAAAAGTTCTTTGTTTTCCCCTTGCAGAGTATCACAGACCTTTTGTTGAAGCTGGACCTCTATCTGGGCCTTGGACTCCCAAATTTGCTTATCATGTTCAAgcctggaaaaaaagagaagaggtcaTTAATTACAGATTTCAAGGAAAAACTACCTGATGCCTAAGGAACACATACAACAAGTACTCAGACATACAAATGAATCAATATTTATGATTCAAGGTGCTCATCCTTTTAATGAAGAGATATTTGTTCTATTGAGTGCTCTGTATTAAAGGTATATTGTACCTAAGGGTATTTCAGTCATAAACTCCCAAATATGTTGCTGATTTTAGTGGCATGACTTTGCACACTCTAGAAagcaatattttctattttgttttactttgctcCAGACAAGCTAATGTCTAGCTTCTTAAAGGAATTATCTTGGTGTGACAGACCATGAGGAAACCTGTCTCAGAGCAGAAAAATCCTATTAAAAGTGGAGGAGTACCAAGTGTTAGTTCCTGAGCTTGAAAAGTGATATAAAATTGGTGTTAGAGGAAAAGAACTCTAACAGGTATATGCAGTATGAATTAATGTGAAAtatagggaagagaaaagaggagatcATTTAGGAAGCTAAAGCAGTCATTTGGGAGTACCACAGTAAAAACCCAGACAAAGAtagtggaaatgaaaatgaaaagggagaaatcaAAGAGATCTCTCAATAGAAAGATGGGAAGAGAAGCAAACATGGATATTTCACCTTAATACTAGtcaaaaatcactgaaaaaaaaaaaaaaagaagtgagggagAATATAGCTTCTAGAGAAGTCTAAGCCAAAATGAGTCCTGTAATATCAAAGGCAATAGAAATAGTTTAAATAGTGACTTTCTTTGCCTTCAGTTACATTTAGAAGAGCATAAAACTTATCCATTTACCTGGAAATGTTGATCTTCAATTCTTCCATGTGGATGGACATCTGCCTAAGCTGATCCTTTAGAACACTGCAATTCTCCTCTTTGAgtctaatttcttcttcttttgtttgaatAGCATCACTGAATTTCCTCTCCCACTTCTTGGCTTCATCTATCACCCTGTCCCGATCATCCTGGAGGGAAGACATGCTCTTAGTGAAAGCTGCAAGCTGGGCCACAGTACTATCAAGGTTTTCCTGAAGTTGCTTAACTTCCTTGTCTTTCTTGTTCAAAGTAATCTGAACCTCTCCAAATGTCTCTTCCAAGTGGACTTTCTCTCTACGCAAAGCATCCAGTTTCTCTTGCATGTTCTTCTTCTCTTTCAGGTGTTTCTCTTCTACCTGCTCCAGTCTCCGCTCCAGAtcttcatctttttgtttcatttggctTTTAACTGATTCTTTGTTGGACTGAAGCTCCTTTTTCAACTTGAGATTATCTGCTAGGACCCTTGCTGCTTCACTTTGAGTGTCATCTAGCAGTACTTTGAAGCTAGCCAATTCTGTTTCTGCCTTCTTGCGGTGTTCATTGGCTTGAGCCAGATTTTCTTTGGTTATTTCCAAATCTTTTTGGGACTCTGTTTGAACAAACTCTAGGGCCTTTACAGTTCTCTCCAGAGCACTAATTTTCTCTTGATACCTGATGCAGTCCTTCTGCAGCTGCTTTACttcttgttgtttttcttttaacagctCTTGAAGTTCCTTTGCATGGCTTTTATTGCCAGGTTCCTTCTGAGCACCTTgtattttctccaaatattcCTTTCGTATTTCTGATTCCACCTTAGTTTTCTCCTTGACTAActgctgcttttcttcttccaatTCACTCACACACTTTTTAAGGTTCTGCATTTCGGATTCCAGTagctcattttttatttgggCATCTGTAACATCCTGATAGTAATTCCCAATGCTTCCATTAAGTTCTGCTAATTGATTCATAAGCCTCTCTTCCAAatcatctttctcttcttctgctgtctCCTTTAACTTGGTAACTCTGGCAAGTTCTTCTTGCATTTGCTGATTTGATAggtttattttggttatttcttcCTGAAGTATTTTTAGTTCATCATCCTTTGCTGATATTTGACTCTGTAAGGTACTTCTCTCATTTTCTAAAGTCTGgttaaattctctttctttatGCTTCTCTTCCTCTAATTCAGCAATTTTTTCTTTGAGCTGATCAATCTGCTGCAGGCAGTTATTAATTTCATCATGTGAACTGACATTCTCATTTTCATCAGGCTTCTCGGCACTGCTCTCAGATGGAACAGATTCTGAATATTCAGGCCTTGTGCTCATGTTCAGAGAGCTTTGttcattagaatcacctgggacaGACTGTGTTGTCCCTTCAAAGATATCCCTTTGGTTATCAGGTTTCTCAGTGGCCTCCAGGCTACCTTGTTTGGATACAGTACCTTCAACCTGATGCTTTAAATCTCGAACCTCTTCACATAGAGAGTCCTTCTCAGTCATTAAAGCCTCAAACTCCTTAGAAAGGGTTTTATACTCTGTTTTGACCCTTTCCAGTTCTTCTTTCAAGTTGGAATTGGAAGAAAGAAGTGCTTCCACATCATCATTCGATGTACCTCCTCCAGAATGTACCTCTGCTCTAAGCCGGTCATTCTCTTCTTCCAATTCTAGGATTTTCTGTTGTTTAGATTTAGCAaactttctcatcttttctttcatttcctccattTCCCGTTCAGCTTCCTGTAAttgcttttctgcctctttcttgttTGCTTCTGTGCTTCTCAACTTGCCATACAGTTCTTGCTTCTCTTGCCTCACAGTTTCCACGACATGCTGAATCCTTTCTGCCTCATTACTAACATTCTCATACGACTGCAGAAGGATTTCATACTCCTTTTGTAACTCTTTGTGTTTCTCTTGCCACTCAGCGCTTTCTGCAATCTTAGAACATTTCAAAGATTCAATTTCCTTCACTAAGTTTTTCTTGTCTTCAGTAAGATCCTCCAGAGCTAATTTCAGACTTTCACAAGAGCCATTGAGACTTTGATTTTCCATTAaagatctgtccatttctgtaatgagcttgtctctttcttcctgaagAAGAGCTAACTTTCCTAAGaatgtatctttttctttattttgagcaGAAACTTGGCTTTCCACATCTGCCAGAGACTTAGTGAGATGTTCAATGGTTTCTCTGGCCAAAGACAATTCCTCTTggagacttttgttttcttttagtgctTCTTTTCGGGAAATAAGAGCAGCTTGCAGTTTCCTCTgtatttgttgttttgctttactTTCTTCCCCAGTCTCCTCTGGTTTTTGCTTCATTTCACAAAGTTCCACCTGCAACTGCTTTATCTTCTCATCATGTTCTTTGGCTTGCATTTCCAGCTGTGTATGGAGAGCCTTGATTAAATCCTCTTGTTCCATTATCTCTGTCTGTACTTTCATAAGCGCCTCTTCTTTCTCACTAAGCTGTCCAGAAAGGTATCTaacttcttcttcctttttgcttaGGAGTTTCTGCAATTCATCTAGTTCAGGCTGTAATTCTCTTAAATGTTCTAATCCAGCAATTTCTAGCTGACTGCTTTCCAACTTCTGCCTCAGGCTTTCTGCATGGGTTTCAGCCTCATGGGATGCTGTCTTCAGGCTCCGGATTTCCAAATCCTGTTTGTTTATCTGCTCTTGTAACTGAAATACCTCTTCTGATTTTTTAGTAAGCTCACTTATCACAGAACTAATCTTCAATTCCAACTCCTCTTTCTGGGCCTCTATCTCTTTCAGCTGGTTCTTAATCTGGACAACAGAAGTACTGCTCTGCAGAGCATCTGCATCTCTAGGAGAAAGCAAGTCAGATTCTGAAACAGATTGAGCAGGTTGCTGCTCTGTGGCTTTGAATAAAGGTTCTTTTAAACTTTGATTTGGAGGTCCTGGATCCTGCTGGTCGATGCTCAGGAGTCTTCTGTCTACAGACTCCTTTACTTGAATCTGGAGTTGTCTTAGTTGGTCTCCgatgtcttcattttccttcctctgctcatcaAATTGATCTCGTAAGTGATTATAATCATCCTTCTGTTGCTTTAGTTCCTCTCtaagatgtctttctttttcttgtgccTTCTGTAGAATCGCCTTTCGAGAGGTTAACACCTCCTGTAGTTTCTTTTGAAgttgctccttttctttttcaaggtccAGCATCTTTTCTTCCAGCTCTGGTTTCCAGTGTTCGCCACTGCCCACACCAGGTGGACTGATGGCCACTGTTTCTTTTACAGGTGCTGCTGAGTCTCCATCACCTACATCCTTGTTACCTGTGGTTAACTTTTGGATAACTGCTTGGTTTTCAATGATTTCTGCTTGCAGCAAATCTATTTTGTTTGTCTTCTCTTGCAGGTTCTGATTCATCTGTTTGATCACAGCCTGTAACTCTTCTTCAGCTGCTACCTTCTCTTCTAAATCCTTCCTTACATGCTCTAGCTCCACCTCTTTCTCAGATATTatctgttttaaagaaatttctatttcttggcaCTTAGCAGTCACACATTTTTCTGagtcttctttgctttctttgtcttcttccatttctctcttctcactctCATTGAGTGGGATCTCTTTCGTAGATTCATCTTTCACTTTGGCCAATTCCTCTTCTAATCTACTGACTCTCTGTAGAAGTTCCTTTCTGTTAATAAGAGCTGCCTggagctttctctttctctg
This genomic stretch from Acinonyx jubatus isolate Ajub_Pintada_27869175 chromosome C2, VMU_Ajub_asm_v1.0, whole genome shotgun sequence harbors:
- the GOLGB1 gene encoding golgin subfamily B member 1 isoform X1 — encoded protein: MLSRLSGLANVVLHELSGDDTDQNMRASLDPALPQESDMEFNNRTQEDVLERLAYAEQLVVELKEIVRQKDIQLQQKDEVLQEERKAADNKIKKLKLHAKAKLTSLNKHIEEMKAQGGTVLPTEPQSEEQLSKHDKSSTEEEMEVEKIKHKLQEKEELISCLQAQLTQAQAEQTTQHSTEVEEFLIMKQQLQEKEELISTLKAQLSQTQAEQAAQLSSMQQVVREKDARFETQVRLHEDELLQLVTQADVETEMQQKLRVLQRKLEEHEEALLGRAQVVDLLQQELTAAEEKNQILSQQLQQMEAEHNTLRNTVETERQESKILMEKMQLEVTERKLSFHNLQEEMHHLLEQLEQAGQAQAELQSRYSALEQKHKAEMEEKISHISSLQKTEQELHSACNALKEENSKLLQDKSEQAVHSAQAIQQLEEQVKFLSRPTLQQHEAASQTSLPDVYTEDTQVVTEENIAFLQKKVVELENEKRALLLSSIELEELKAENEKLSSQITLLEAQNRSGEADREVSEVNMVDITGLSKSSSSAEESGQDVLDNTFSQKHKELSVLLLEMKEAQEEIAFLKLQLQGKKAEGDAEVPDQKEMKQTESEGILTVSMKVLPEDTGQHFPPMPHEGSSLPTLEKKKQMSTKHQNRTSEEISLNDTEMELKSTKQDDVDKSLSAVPGICQCHQDELERLKRQILELEISSHKAEEIYEENLDEKAKEISNLTQLIDEFRKNAENTNSAFTALSEERDQLLSQVKELSVVTELRAQVQQLEVSLAEAERQRRLDYESQTTHHNLLTEQIHSLSIEAKSKDVKIEVLQNELDGLQLQFSEQSALIKSLQSQLEKKENEVLEGAECVRNISNKMEELSQALSQKELEIAKMDQLLLEKKRDVETLRQTIIEKDQQVTEISFSMTEKMVQLNEEKFSLGIEIKTLKEQLNLLSRAEEAKKEQIEEDKEVVSGLKQNYDELNPAGLLSKEELQHELDLVKKESEQRKRKLQAALINRKELLQRVSRLEEELAKVKDESTKEIPLNESEKREMEEDKESKEDSEKCVTAKCQEIEISLKQIISEKEVELEHVRKDLEEKVAAEEELQAVIKQMNQNLQEKTNKIDLLQAEIIENQAVIQKLTTGNKDVGDGDSAAPVKETVAISPPGVGSGEHWKPELEEKMLDLEKEKEQLQKKLQEVLTSRKAILQKAQEKERHLREELKQQKDDYNHLRDQFDEQRKENEDIGDQLRQLQIQVKESVDRRLLSIDQQDPGPPNQSLKEPLFKATEQQPAQSVSESDLLSPRDADALQSSTSVVQIKNQLKEIEAQKEELELKISSVISELTKKSEEVFQLQEQINKQDLEIRSLKTASHEAETHAESLRQKLESSQLEIAGLEHLRELQPELDELQKLLSKKEEEVRYLSGQLSEKEEALMKVQTEIMEQEDLIKALHTQLEMQAKEHDEKIKQLQVELCEMKQKPEETGEESKAKQQIQRKLQAALISRKEALKENKSLQEELSLARETIEHLTKSLADVESQVSAQNKEKDTFLGKLALLQEERDKLITEMDRSLMENQSLNGSCESLKLALEDLTEDKKNLVKEIESLKCSKIAESAEWQEKHKELQKEYEILLQSYENVSNEAERIQHVVETVRQEKQELYGKLRSTEANKKEAEKQLQEAEREMEEMKEKMRKFAKSKQQKILELEEENDRLRAEVHSGGGTSNDDVEALLSSNSNLKEELERVKTEYKTLSKEFEALMTEKDSLCEEVRDLKHQVEGTVSKQGSLEATEKPDNQRDIFEGTTQSVPGDSNEQSSLNMSTRPEYSESVPSESSAEKPDENENVSSHDEINNCLQQIDQLKEKIAELEEEKHKEREFNQTLENERSTLQSQISAKDDELKILQEEITKINLSNQQMQEELARVTKLKETAEEEKDDLEERLMNQLAELNGSIGNYYQDVTDAQIKNELLESEMQNLKKCVSELEEEKQQLVKEKTKVESEIRKEYLEKIQGAQKEPGNKSHAKELQELLKEKQQEVKQLQKDCIRYQEKISALERTVKALEFVQTESQKDLEITKENLAQANEHRKKAETELASFKVLLDDTQSEAARVLADNLKLKKELQSNKESVKSQMKQKDEDLERRLEQVEEKHLKEKKNMQEKLDALRREKVHLEETFGEVQITLNKKDKEVKQLQENLDSTVAQLAAFTKSMSSLQDDRDRVIDEAKKWERKFSDAIQTKEEEIRLKEENCSVLKDQLRQMSIHMEELKINISRLEHDKQIWESKAQIEVQLQQKVCDTLQGENKELLSQLEETRHLYHSSQNELAKLESELKILRDQSTDLNNSLEKCKEKKENLEGIIKQQEADIQNCKFSYEQLETDLQASRQLTSRLHEEISMKEQKIISLLSAKEQAIQVAVAELHQQHNKEIKELENLLSQEEEENIVLEEENKKAVDKTNQLMETLKTIKKENLQQKAQLNSFVKSMSSLQDDRDRIVGDYQQLEERHLSVILEKDQLIQEAAAENNKLKEEIRCLRSHMDDLNSENAKLDAELIQYREDLNQVISRKDCQQKQLLEAQLQQNKELKSECAKLEGKLKESEEAKEDLWRSSFALEEEKQSLSREIESLNASISQLKKQLTALQEEGTLGIFQAQLKVKEEEVQKLSTTLSSSQKRITELEKELICVQKEAAKKVGEIEHKLKKELKHLHHDAGIMRNETETAEERVAELARDLVEMEQKLLMVTKENKDLTAQIQSFGRSMNSLQNSRDHANEELDELKRKYEASLQELAQLREEQGLLSRERDALVSKAALSANSTEDSSLPHLEKLNQQLLSKDEQLLHLSSQLEDSYSQVQSFSKAMASLQNERDHLLNELQKFRKLEEGKQRSAAQPVTSLAEVQSLKKAMSSLQNDRDRLLKELKNLQQQYLQINQEITELRPLKAQLQEYQDKTKNFQIMQEELRQENLSWQHELHQLRVEKSSWETQEKRMKEQYLMAISDKDQQLSHLQNLIRELRSPSSPIEALKVQYQRQASPETLASLDGSQNLVYETEFLRTQLNDSLKEIHQKELRIQQLNSKFSQLLEEKNTLSIQLGDTSQSLRENQQHYTDLFNHCAVLEKQVQELQAGPLNIDVAPGAPQEKNGAHRKSDPEELREPQLSFSEAQQQLCNTKREMSELRKLLEEERDQRVAAETALSVAEEQIRRLEHSEWDSARSPIIGSCGTQEQALLIDLTSSSCRRTRSGAGWKRVLRSLCHSRTRVPLLAAIYFLMVHVLLILCFTGHL
- the GOLGB1 gene encoding golgin subfamily B member 1 isoform X4, producing MLSRLSGLANVVLHELSGDDTDQNMRASLDPALPQESDMEFNNRTQEDVLERLAYAEQLVVELKEIVRQKDIQLQQKDEVLQEERKAADNKIKKLKLHAKAKLTSLNKHIEEMKAQGGTVLPTEPQSEEQLSKHDKSSTEEEMEVEKIKHKLQEKEELISCLQAQLTQAQAEQTTQHSTEVEEFLIMKQQLQEKEELISTLKAQLSQTQAEQAAQLSSMQQVVREKDARFETQVRLHEDELLQLVTQADVETEMQQKLRVLQRKLEEHEEALLGRAQVVDLLQQELTAAEEKNQILSQQLQQMEAEHNTLRNTVETERQESKILMEKMQLEVTERKLSFHNLQEEMHHLLEQLEQAGQAQAELQSRYSALEQKHKAEMEEKISHISSLQKTEQELHSACNALKEENSKLLQDKSEQAVHSAQAIQQLEEQVKFLSRPTLQQHEAASQTSLPDVYTEDTQVVTEENIAFLQKKVVELENEKRALLLSSIELEELKAENEKLSSQITLLEAQNRSGEADREVSEVNMVDITGLSKSSSSAEESGQDVLDNTFSQKHKELSVLLLEMKEAQEEIAFLKLQLQGKKAEGDAEVPDQKEMKQTESEGILTVSMKVLPEDTGQHFPPMPHEGSSLPTLEKKKQMSTKHQNRTSEEISLNDTEMELKSTKQDDVDKSLSAVPGICQCHQDELERLKRQILELEISSHKAEEIYEENLDEKAKEISNLTQLIDEFRKNAENTNSAFTALSEERDQLLSQVKELSVVTELRAQVQQLEVSLAEAERQRRLDYESQTTHHNLLTEQIHSLSIEAKSKDVKIEVLQNELDGLQLQFSEQSALIKSLQSQLEKKENEVLEGAECVRNISNKMEELSQALSQKELEIAKMDQLLLEKKRDVETLRQTIIEKDQQVTEISFSMTEKMVQLNEEKFSLGIEIKTLKEQLNLLSRAEEAKKEQIEEDKEVVSGLKQNYDELNPAGLLSKEELQHELDLVKKESEQRKRKLQAALINRKELLQRVSRLEEELAKVKDESTKEIPLNESEKREMEEDKESKEDSEKCVTAKCQEIEISLKQIISEKEVELEHVRKDLEEKVAAEEELQAVIKQMNQNLQEKTNKIDLLQAEIIENQAVIQKLTTGNKDVGDGDSAAPVKETVAISPPGVGSGEHWKPELEEKMLDLEKEKEQLQKKLQEVLTSRKAILQKAQEKERHLREELKQQKDDYNHLRDQFDEQRKENEDIGDQLRQLQIQVKESVDRRLLSIDQQDPGPPNQSLKEPLFKATEQQPAQSVSESDLLSPRDADALQSSTSVVQIKNQLKEIEAQKEELELKISSVISELTKKSEEVFQLQEQINKQDLEIRSLKTASHEAETHAESLRQKLESSQLEIAGLEHLRELQPELDELQKLLSKKEEEVRYLSGQLSEKEEALMKVQTEIMEQEDLIKALHTQLEMQAKEHDEKIKQLQVELCEMKQKPEETGEESKAKQQIQRKLQAALISRKEALKENKSLQEELSLARETIEHLTKSLADVESQVSAQNKEKDTFLGKLALLQEERDKLITEMDRSLMENQSLNGSCESLKLALEDLTEDKKNLVKEIESLKCSKIAESAEWQEKHKELQKEYEILLQSYENVSNEAERIQHVVETVRQEKQELYGKLRSTEANKKEAEKQLQEAEREMEEMKEKMRKFAKSKQQKILELEEENDRLRAEVHSGGGTSNDDVEALLSSNSNLKEELERVKTEYKTLSKEFEALMTEKDSLCEEVRDLKHQVEGTVSKQGSLEATEKPDNQRDIFEGTTQSVPGDSNEQSSLNMSTRPEYSESVPSESSAEKPDENENVSSHDEINNCLQQIDQLKEKIAELEEEKHKEREFNQTLENERSTLQSQISAKDDELKILQEEITKINLSNQQMQEELARVTKLKETAEEEKDDLEERLMNQLAELNGSIGNYYQDVTDAQIKNELLESEMQNLKKCVSELEEEKQQLVKEKTKVESEIRKEYLEKIQGAQKEPGNKSHAKELQELLKEKQQEVKQLQKDCIRYQEKISALERTVKALEFVQTESQKDLEITKENLAQANEHRKKAETELASFKVLLDDTQSEAARVLADNLKLKKELQSNKESVKSQMKQKDEDLERRLEQVEEKHLKEKKNMQEKLDALRREKVHLEETFGEVQITLNKKDKEVKQLQENLDSTVAQLAAFTKSMSSLQDDRDRVIDEAKKWERKFSDAIQTKEEEIRLKEENCSVLKDQLRQMSIHMEELKINISRLEHDKQIWESKAQIEVQLQQKVCDTLQGENKELLSQLEETRHLYHSSQNELAKLESELKILRDQSTDLNNSLEKCKEKKENLEGIIKQQEADIQNCKFSYEQLETDLQASRQLTSRLHEEISMKEQKIISLLSAKEQAIQVAVAELHQQHNKEIKELENLLSQEEEENIVLEEENKKAVDKTNQLMETLKTIKKENLQQKAQLNSFVKSMSSLQDDRDRIVGDYQQLEERHLSVILEKDQLIQEAAAENNKLKEEIRCLRSHMDDLNSENAKLDAELIQYREDLNQVISRKDCQQKQLLEAQLQQNKELKSECAKLEGKLKESEEAKEDLWRSSFALEEEKQSLSREIESLNASISQLKKQLTALQEEGTLGIFQAQLKVKEEEVQKLSTTLSSSQKRITELEKELICVQKEAAKKVGEIEHKLKKELKHLHHDAGIMRNETETAEERVAELARDLVEMEQKLLMVTKENKDLTAQIQSFGRSMNSLQNSRDHANEELDELKRKYEASLQELAQLREEQGLLSRERDALVSKAALSANSTEDSSLPHLEKLNQQLLSKDEQLLHLSSQLEDSYSQVQSFSKAMASLQNERDHLLNELQKFRKLEEGKQRSAAQPVTSLAEVQSLKKAMSSLQNDRDRLRYLVLLIPEPFEDSTD